The Pseudomonas cavernicola DNA segment GATGCTGGGAGCGCAGTGATCAAGACGGCTCTGTTCTTCCTTTACGTCGGGCGCAAGATCTGGCGGGACCTTGGTTTCCAGGGTCCATTCGACCTGAAGACGCTGAAACCTCTTGTAGTCCTCAATTGAGACATATTCTTGCAGTTGAGTTCGAAGGCCAATTTTCTCGCCCTTTGCGCCTACGATGCCACTAAATTCGGAAAGCACGATTGGTTTGCTGAAGACTCTGAAACCATCCAGGTCGACGAAGTGGACGATGAGTTGTGCCTTCTGGTTTCGTTCGGCTAAGCGAGGGTCCGATAGATAGGCGGGATATCCGACGACATCTACGGATAGCAAGAGCTTCCTGGACACTAACTTTGTCTTGGCCTGAAGTTGCAAGCCGAGATTCGCGGTGAGGTCTGCTGACCACTCCTTGATGGTCTCGTACTGCTTGGCCTGGCTACTCTCGTAGCTATCGGTTGCCCAAGAGTAAAGCGCGATCGTGATCGCGAGGGCCAAACCTGCAAGGAAGAGGCCTGTGGCGAGTTTCGCTGCAGCGAGAAGAAAGTTCTTCATAATGACGCCTAACGTTGGAGTTAAGGCCGCGGCTCAGACGCAGCCTGAGACGTCGGGCGGAACGAAGTGGAGCGAACCTTGTTAGGCGATTCTGGCTTACTCAACAAGACAATTGCCTAGCATTATCGATGTTGATTCCACCCCGGTAGTTGTAAGCGAGGCTTTATAGGGCCCACGTAGCGGCCTCTTATTTGCACCGAGCTCATGGGACAGGCTTAAAATTTCATTAAAGTCACCGATATAGGTGCTCTCTAAGGTTTCCCAGCCCGCTGGGGTGGCGGCCTGCCAGATATTGCTATTTGTTGCTCTCTTGGCGCCATCAAGCTTCAGTGTATTGCTATCTGTCTTTCCCTGAACTATGCGCATGCCTTGATGGATAGGCGATTTTCTTGAGTTTTCAGGTTCCGCATGTGAGATGCCGATAAAAGACTCAAAAGTGCATGACATGGTTGGCGATATTTCTGCAGATGCATTTATTGAGATTATTGATGCTGTCAGTGCAAGGATTATTCTTCTCATGGTGAATATTCCACATTCGCCTAACGTTTGACATGAGAGGCGGCGCCCGGCTTGCCGGGCGACGTCCTCTCGATGGAAGAGTTAGGCGTCTTCTTTGAGTGCATTTCGCCTCGCCTTGATCTCTTTCAGAAGATGAAGATTGAAGTCGTAGACGCTGCCTGCGAGTCGATCGAGCCGCTGTTCTAGCTCCTCGGCATTAGCTTCAGATGTGCCTCGGATGGTCTGCTCCAGAATGCGGCCGATTGCGACGTACTCTGCACCAATCTCGTTGTCGATGGCATCGCGGAGTTCGGCGCTGAAGTGGATGGCAAGCAGTGCCAAGATGCGATTAACATTGTCGTTCCACTCGAAGACGACGGCTCGGTAGTCGGATAGTCTGTCCTCTATAAGGTCTTGTCCACGGTCAAGCGACCAAAGCAGCCGCCGCGTCCGATACAAGCGACGGTCAAGAATCCGACTGACTTCCTCAAATACAGCCTGTGCTTCTGAAAGCTCCTTCTCCCACCGAGTCCGCAACCACTGGTATCGAGCATGACGACGCTGAAAGGCAAAGCCGAGCAAGCCGCCGCACAAGGTTGTAAGCATGAACCCGACGGCGAGCTTCAGTAGATCGTCAGTCATAACGCGCTCCTCGTTGAGACGCCTAACGTTGGAATTGAGGGGCGGCTTTGGCGCAGCCAAAGACGTCCCACTCGAATGACTTGTTAGGCATCACTTTCGCCCACGAACTTGGTGACGGCCTGATTCATTACGCGCTCGTAGTAGTCGAGAACCAATCGGGCTACAGCATTTGGCGATCGGTCGGCAATTGGATTGCCACTGTGCGTCGAAGGTGCAGGAAAATTCTGCTTGTGGCGCTTGTTCTCAATCGTTGGCAGGACCGGTTTCCCGGGGGCATGTTCTACCAAAAGCGATTGTCCAGCGGGATTATTTGGCTCAGCTTGGGGTTCATAGCTTCCGTCAGGGTGAATCCGAAGCCCATACATTCGTCCAGCAAATCCACGGCCAATTATCAATTGAGGTTCCTCCCACGCCATTGGGATTCGCCCGTGCTGGCTTTGGTGCCTGGCTTGATAGAAATACTGGAGCGTTTCATCGTCCTTGCGCTCTTGATCAATCGCCCCGGCCCAGGGCTGGAAGTTGGTGAAAGCTGTCTTTCCCTCGTCGAAGAAGCGGCACCAGAACTCTTCAATGGAGTCAACAAACTGGCTCCAAGCTGCCTCGTAAGAGACTCGATCACGAGCAGCGTTCATCTCCGCAAGGGCTGTTTCTGCTTCGCCCAGCTTTTCGCGGGCAGCATCCCATAGGTCGCGGATGGTTGGGGCGATTGCACCTTTCTCTGGCTGAATGAACTTGCGTGTCATGTCGGGTGTGATTCCTAACTACTATTAGGCGACATGCCATGTCGCGTTTCTTGTCGTGATGGCGTGTCGGATCACGTTCCTTGTCGTCCTGTAAGTCCTTGTCTAGCTTAGAGGTGGTCGCGGCAAACGCGACATCGCCTAGAGAGAAACACGAAAGCAGCATCGGTGACGCTACCTATTTGCCATCACTGTGTCCACCGTCCGCTCCTGGCCGATAGCTGCCAGTCGTGAATGTCTGCTTTCAGCTGTGGATTCAACCAGTCGAGAGTGGCAGCTTTGGGTCGGTTGCGGTCATTCGCGAAAGGCCGCTTTCGACCCGATACTCAATAGCTTCTACAAAATAGGGGCGATTCACGGCTCAACTCGAAGATGAGTCAATGAAGCAAAGATTTAGGTCTTAGCCCATAGTCTCCATAGGCTGACCGTTAAAAGCCCTCCAGCAGCAAGCAAGGAGAGCAGCAGCAACAATTGTCGCGGGCTGCGCTTGTCGATGCGTCCCTCCAGGCATCGCGCCAAGCCATAGCCGGCGACTACCCCGGGAGCCAACTTGAACGTCGCGCTCAGGTAGTCGAGTGGCATGCGCCCCTGGTAGAGCAGGAACAGCAAGGAGACGGGGGTGGTCAGTAGAAAGAAGGCCGCCAACTCATCGCGGGTGTTTACTCGGCTGCACCCCTGATAGACCAGCGCCATGGGCGGGCCTCCCACCGAGGTCGCGGTGCCCATGAGCCCCGAGCAGAAGCCAGCGATGGCCAGGTTTTGCGGAGTGCAGCGCACCTCCAGCCAGCGGTAGCTGAAGATCGTCGCCAGCAGCACGGAACAGCCCAGCAGCAGGCCGAGCCAGGCCGAGGACAGCCAGGCCAGCAGCAGCCCCCCGCACCAGGCGCCGGGCAGCCGTGCCAGGATCGCCGGCATGGGCCGGCGCCAGGCCAGCGGCTGGCGATTGCCGAACCGCATGCAGAGGGCCAGGAGAAAACCCAGCAACAACACCGGCCCCGGCACATAGCGCGGCTCGAGCAGATACAGCAGGGGCGCCGCCAGCAGGGCGAAGCCGATGCCCAGCAGCCCTTGCACCAGGCTGCCGAACAGCACGATCAGCAGTGCCAGGCATTCGATGCCGCTGTAGCCCATGAGTGCTTGCCAGCGACTAGCGCTTCAGCGCCCGCCGGCGCCGCTGCGCGAGTGCTCGGAGTTTTCCACCAGTACCGCCTCGGCCAGGTGGTTGAGGCTCTGCCACAGCTCGTTCGAGATATCCATGCCGCCCTCCAGGGCCCCCTCGCCCGCACGGGCGAACTGCTCCGGAATGACCTGCCGATAGCCCGAGCGCTTGGCTCCTGCGCCGTGCAACTGACCCTGCAGGTCGATGCGGGTGCTGAACATCAGAGTCAGGGTCTGGCTATCCGCCGCCGTCCCCGAGTCCGCCAGCAGGGCTTCGCTGTAACTAGGGTAGCTCGCCCCCGCCGCGATGCTGGCGACATGCTCGCTGGCCGGCTGTTTGCCATTCTGCCAGTAGGCCAGCACGCTGATGCCGTGGCGGGCGCTGTCGACCAGCAGCTTGAGGATGAACTTACGGTTGTGGCAGTTGCGCACCTTGACATTGACGCAGCCCTGCTCCAGCACTTTGGTCTGGGCCAGCTCGACTATGGTCGGCAGGCAGTTCAGGCCACTGCGCCCGTGACAGTCGAACAGCAGCGCCTGACTCTCCTCGGCGAGCAGCTCCAGTGGCGGGCGCTGGCTGTCGGCGACATAGGGCAGCGAGCGCTGCAGTTCGGCAAACCCCTGTTCGCCATGCACCTGCAGCCACTTGACCAGGGCGGCGGCATCCTCGTAGTAGCCGATGGGATAACCCATGCCCTCGAACACCCGCTTGAGCAGGGCGGTCAATTCATTCGACGAGATCAACATCAGCGGGTCTCCAGGGACGGGGCCAGTGGCAGGAACCAGTCGTCCTCGAACGGCTGGCCGATATCCTCCAGCAGCGGCGCGCCCTGGAACATGGTGTTGCGCACCCACAGGCGCGAGCGCGGATCGAACTTGCTCACGCCGAAGAAGGCCAGCTTGCAGCGCAGCAGGTGCATCGGCAGCACCTGGCGATCCAGCAGGTTGGCCTGGATCTCGCCGTAGTGGGTCTTGGCTATGCTCTGGATGCGCCGGACGATGCCACGTTGATCGGGGTGGCGCAGGAGGAAGCTGGCGGTGCACTGTTGCGGGTTTTCGTCCAGGTAGACACAGAGCTGGCGATAGCACTGCTGCACCAGGTAGCCGATACCCAGCGGCATCTGCTTGTCGCGGCCAGTTTCCAGATTGCAGTTGCCCAGGCGCGGCTCCTGCTTCTCCTCGGAGCGGTACCAGAAGGTCTCGGTGGCACCG contains these protein-coding regions:
- a CDS encoding DUF3726 domain-containing protein, encoding MLISSNELTALLKRVFEGMGYPIGYYEDAAALVKWLQVHGEQGFAELQRSLPYVADSQRPPLELLAEESQALLFDCHGRSGLNCLPTIVELAQTKVLEQGCVNVKVRNCHNRKFILKLLVDSARHGISVLAYWQNGKQPASEHVASIAAGASYPSYSEALLADSGTAADSQTLTLMFSTRIDLQGQLHGAGAKRSGYRQVIPEQFARAGEGALEGGMDISNELWQSLNHLAEAVLVENSEHSRSGAGGR
- a CDS encoding sulfite exporter TauE/SafE family protein, with the protein product MGYSGIECLALLIVLFGSLVQGLLGIGFALLAAPLLYLLEPRYVPGPVLLLGFLLALCMRFGNRQPLAWRRPMPAILARLPGAWCGGLLLAWLSSAWLGLLLGCSVLLATIFSYRWLEVRCTPQNLAIAGFCSGLMGTATSVGGPPMALVYQGCSRVNTRDELAAFFLLTTPVSLLFLLYQGRMPLDYLSATFKLAPGVVAGYGLARCLEGRIDKRSPRQLLLLLSLLAAGGLLTVSLWRLWAKT